The following is a genomic window from Bacteroidia bacterium.
TACAACTTTGCCACTACCTGGCCAGGGTCGGGTAATTATTTCCCCAATTTGGGACGGTATCTGATTTGTGCATGTATATGCCTTATGTTGTTTCCGGGTTCGGCCCGGGCGGATGGGGTAATCATTATTATTGAAGATTTGATTGGATATGCAAATAGTAGCGGACTAACAATTTGCGAAGGTAGTTCGTTTCCTGATGCGGGTTTTTCGCTTTCTCCCAACCCGGGGACGACTCAGGTAAGAGTGGCAGTGCCTTCTGTTGATAGTCTGGTATCGGTTAGCATTCTTAATTTGTCTGGAGAGACATTATATGAGATCACCAGCTTCCAATCATCTACTACTGTAAGCCTTGAACCTGGTACTTATATTTTTCGGGTGATTTTGGAAGATGGTTGTGCTACGAGACTCTGGGTAATGCAGGCCTGATGTATGTTTAAGTGAAGACTTTGTGCCGCCCGGCTATGAATGTTGCAGGGCGGCTATTTTATTTTGTATTTCACCAATCAGCCAGGAGTGGGCGTAAAAGGGTTTCTGCGTATTTGCCTTAATCAGCAACGCTTCAAGTTTTTTGACTCTGACCCCTAAGTTCACATCGCTCTCTGCTTCTGCCAGTTTTCGGAGAAGGTTATAAAATACCAGGTAGGCATGTCTGCGGCCCTCGCTGATATCTTTTTTTCGCTTCAGAGATCGAATATTTGCGTCAACCTTGCTTTGGAAAAATTCAAACTCTTTATAGTTATGAACATCCGTAGTCAGGTATCTCGCTCTTATTTCAAGTGCTTTAGCAGCTACATCTATATTGGGGGAACGAAATTTTTTGTTGTGAAGAACTTTTTGGGCTTCCAGTGCGTTTCCCTGGGCTAAAAGGAGATCCGCCTGGCTGTAGTGAATCACATCTTCCGGTTGCTCCTTTTCCGGATCGAGAAACTTCGAAAAGTTTTCTATATGTTTTTCTGCTTCGTCATAAAGCCCCAATATGATACAGGTTTTCTGTAAATTTCTGTAATGGGAAGCGGGAAGCTTCTGGTCTATAAATAGCAGTTTCGTTTCTAATCCCCAAAGGTACAGTTGGTAGAGCATATTTAATTTCCCGTGACTTTCTTCCTGATTGAGATAGCGGATATAATGATTGGTAATCAGATTATAAAGGTTGGTCATGGGGATATGATGAATATGATTATATCCCTGCTTCAGTAAGGAGATCAGTGCCTGCTGCCCGGTGTCATTGAGTTTTTCCCCGATGAGGAGGTAGGTCTGGTAAAGCAGTTTCAATAACAGGCTGCTATGATTTTCTTTTGAGAGAACAAATCCGAGAAAAGTATCTGCCAGATCATCGGTTAATAATTCTCCGGAAACACGTTCATAGTTGATTTTCATCAGTATAAGCTGAAGTTTTTCCTCGGCTATCCATTGATTAAAGGAGTCGATAATATCCTGTTCGCTTTGGTTATCAGGAATAGCACCTCTTTTGACGAGCAATTGTTTTTTTAATTGGTAGATTTCATAGAGGTATCCTTGAATGCGAACATGCGTTCCGACATCCTTTTTCAGTGCTTTTTCTACCTTTTTAAACTCTTTCAAAAAAAGATCGTGCAGGTTCCGATCCAGTAGGGCCTTCAGATAAGCTACGGATAAAGCATATTTTTCAGGCTTCAGTTGGGAAATAGCGAGAAATGTGCTGAGTTTTTCCAGCATCAGATTGCGGATTTCCCGCACTTTATTATCGTTGTAGGGCTGGTTGGGGAAAAGATAGTGGAAGTGTTCACGGACATTACCTCCTTTTTCCAGAATCAGCTCCAGGTAAACAATGAGTTTATGGGGATTTTGTTTTTGGGCCAGGGTTTCGGAGGAATTTTCCCTAAGCTCATAAAAAAGCCAGAGGCGGAAATCTTCCCTCTCTGAGTCCGAAAGCGAATGGTACAATGTAAGAACCTTCAAAACAATTGTGCTTTAATTTTTATCAGCAGACAATTTTGCAGGCAGATCAACAATTCAAATGTTTTATGCACTCAAAATAGCGCTTTATGCCTCAATTTCCAAGATAATGGAGATTTTCGGGGGAGAAATTTTTCCAACAATTACAAAAATGTGGTGCTAAATGCATGTTGATTTATTGCGATTTTGTCTTGAGAGAAAAAAGAAGATAGAGAGTAATCATATACCATGCTGTGGCCGGTTCTCGGACAGGGATGGAAGTGGACCGGCCTGGTGTGGTGAGTGGCGCACCCGAATTAATGCCACAAAACCGTCAATAAGACAAAATGCCAAAATTAAACACCTATGAATATTAAAAGTCTTGTCGCCATAGTTGTGTTGGGTTTTTCCATACTAGGCTGGTCGGCCTGGTTAATATTTGCTCTGATAGCTCTTAGTGGATATTGAATCTATTAAAAGGATAGTATTTATTTTTCTTCGCATTGAAAAAAGTATTAATGGGAAAACAGAGATTGGTTATTCTACCTATGCAAGCGTCAATAAATTTGCAATAAAATCAAAATAGAAAAGTCCCAAGCATGAGCTACGCGCGCCATAAATTCGCCCACTGCTCGTCATGGTGTGCAGCTCGGGTGTTGGGCCACATAAAAAAAGAAAACAATGGAAAAAGTCAAAAAACCGAAAAAGAAAGTGCCAAAAATTGTCAACGGCAATTACAATTGTATGTCTTGCACATGTAGTGACTTTAATGAAAGTTTGACAAGTAATGTTTGTACATGTGGGCATTCATTTTATGACCATAGATTTTATCAAAATCAAAGTGAAGAAAAAAATAAAATTCAATTATAATTATTATGAATGATGACTTAGATAGCATGAATGGTGATTTAGCTAACATGAATAGTGATTTAGTTAGCATGAATGGTGATTTTGTTGGCATGAATGACAACTTAGTTGACATGTTGATTACTAGGCTTGTTTCAAATGAACAGGTTAGAAGAGGACAACTGATAAACCAGCAAGCCCAATGGGAATTTGAGCAATACATGGAGTATTGGAGGTTTCTTACCCAAGATGAACTTAGACAAAGGGAATATGAAAGAAGAATCACAGAACACATCCTTAGAAATCAATTGCAAAAAGATTTACAAACCGAATTAGATATCAAAAGATTAAGATTTCAGAAATATGGGTCCTCATACTCATCTACAGAATGGCTCAAGGCACAAGGATACAGCAGAAGTAGCCGACATTTGTTTGTTGTCTTTAGTGTTCATTTTAATGATTCGACCATACCTAATCCAATGTATTTCTTGAAAGATAGGTTAAAAGAGCAGAACAAAGACTTTGAACAGAAAAAATCACTATTAATTCTTGATACGGCTGAAGGGTTTGGTACGAGCTCTGAAGCTGCAATGTTTTATAATAGAGAATTTATTTTTAAACCCGCTATTATTGTTTACGGACTTCTCTCTGGAAACTACCTCAGATTTTATGCAACGTTTGGCGGTGTTCTTGAAAATCAGGTCAAAATAGAATACGTTAATGATGATGATATTCAAATAAGTATAGAACCTGAAAATATTACCTTAGGAGAAATTCCGATAAGCATAATAGAGAAGATATCCTCAGCTTCAAACGAGTTGCAAAAGGGGAAAGAAAAAACCGACAGTGTTGTTGACTACGTCATTAACTCTCAACTCCAGTTACTAATTGATTATGCATTAATTTGGATTACCAATAAAGAAAACAAAATTTGGGATAATGTAAGGAGCAAGAAAAAAAATCGAATAAAAGAAATATCAGATGAAGTGCCAGAACTTGGAGAAAAATTAAAAGAATTTGACGAATTAATAAATCGTCGAAGCATTGAAATTGAAAAAATAAGTCGCTCTCGTACATACAAGGATGACAAAAACAGTAATCCTTTCTTATAAACTCAAGAAAAACAAAATCAATGAATTCATTTAAAATAACAATACTTGGTGCTCAAAACTCTGGAAAAACTTGTTACATGTATGCGATGTATAAAATAATGAGTGAAGGCAGAGACGGATTCACTTTTACAGCATGTCAGCCATATTCATTAGAACTGGATAAAGATGCTCATAATGAGCTACTTAAAGGATGGCAAATAATTTCTCAAAAAAAAGAATGGGTGCCAGGTACAATTGGCTCGGGCAAGAACTATAATTTTTCATTTAATTATGCTGGGAAAAGTTTAATTAGTTTTGAGTACTTAGATTACAGAGGATCTGCCTTAAAAGACGGAAAAGATTCAAAAGATTACCAAACTTTGTTATCAAATCTTTCTAATTCGCAAGTAATAATGTGGTGTGTTCCAGGTCAGTATTGGAAAGACCAGGATGAGGACGAATACTCTAATATTGATTTGGAAATTTCAAATATCAATGCACTTCTTGCAGATTTAAAAAGTAAGAGAGACAAAGATAAGAAGCCTGTTCCTCCCGTAATTCTTCTTATTACAAAATATGACCAATGCAAGAATGTACCAAGTGATAATCTGCAAAGATTAATAAAGTCAAAACTGAACATCTTATTTACCAAAGAAGGGGATTGGCTTGTTACTATTATGAAATCTACTCTCGGTTTTGATTTGTCGGAATTTGATAATGATTTAGAAAAAGCCACAATTAAGCCAAAATGGATTATGGAACCAATAGCCTTTGCCATTTACTTTGTATTTGAACAACTGAAAAAAGCGTTTTCTGAAGATATTAGTTATCATAGTAGGGAGGCAGATCGTTACAAAGGCAGTTTTCTTGGCATAAAAGATTGGTGGTTTTCAGAAGAAATAGAACACCATGAATTAAGAGAGAAAAAAGCATCAGATGAAATTGATTTCATCAAAAAATACGCACCCCTTGTAAAAGAAACTTTTTTCCCCAAAGATTCTGCGTATTTCTACTTCAAAGGCAAAAAATTAAAATTAGAACAATTGGAGTCTTTAATTTCTGGCAATAAAACAGATATGTGAAAAATTTGTTAATCTAAAAAATATAACAATGTCGCAGCCCAAAAAAATTAACGCAGCTCCATTCGTGTTGAGTAGAACAAACTCAATCGATTATAGAATTTTATCAATGCCAAATTCATTGAAGTCAACCGCCAATGATATCAGGCAATTAATTGAAATAAATTTTTTAAGCTCTCCAAACAGCCTTTACGATGAAGAGACTCAATTTCGTTGGACTATTTTTCAATTCAATAAAGTTTTATTTATTGGGTTAGTTGGACTTGCTCATAATATCTCAGATGTTAACAACCGGTGTAACGAGGGGACAAGACCCTTCTATGTTTATTTGGGGTATGTTATCGAGAATGTGTCAAATGAAAGCGTAATCGAATATTTTCCATTTTCTGTTGACACATTCAGGAATTTATACTTGTATATTAATTCGAAGTGGGACGAAGTAGTTGAATCAGAACCTTATTCGTCAGAAACCATAATTTTAGAATCTAAACCAATTAGTACCATTGAACAAATAAAAATTAGGATTGAAGAAGACTGGACTCTCATATATCCCGACAGTAAAATGGAGGCTATTTGGCAAAATATATTGAGTAATCCCCCTGAAAATAATTTTATTGTATGTTTGGGAATGGCTACGGAAGAGGATGCGCTTCAATCTACTATGGCTACGAAAGAGGATGTGCTTCAATCTACTATAAATATTGCTACTATTCCCGCGAAAAACTATCATTACGAAGAAATACCATATGCCTTTAAAAAAATAAAAAAAGAAGAACTGCCAGAAGAAGCTAAACCTATTATTGAGGAGAAATTAGATAAATTTCCAGAAAAAAGAGTGTTTGAAAAAGCAAAAGAAAAGACTGTAGCTTTTTTAGGTTTCGGAACTGTAATAACTCTCGCTGGTGCTATATTGAAATCAGTTTACATAGTTGTCATCGGAGGCTCAATTATAGTAATAGGAGGTTCTTTAACTGCAATAGATAACTTCCTAAAAAAAGATAAAGAAGAAGAAAAACACCGCCCCAAAAAGCGCCCAAATCATAAAGATAAGCCTCCTCCTCCTGATTTAGGTGAATAGCAAATAGGACGCAATTCAAATTGTCGCGGTGAACGGAAAGGTTCCTCCTCCTTAGGTCGTCGAGTCTGAAAGGACTCCTTCGGAGATGACGGTTTGTCATGAGAAAAACCGCTTCTCCGGCCGGAGAAGAGCGTTTCTGGTAGGATGCCACCTCACCCTGACGACCAACGGAAGGAAGGGTCTATTGCTTTTGCGACAATTTGGTTTGCTCCCAATTATACCTTAACATGAAATTCTCCAAAGAGTTCAGGTCATTTCGGAGAACAGGAAAATGCCTTTCATGTAAAAAATTCCATCTGATCCTTTCTTCCACTTTTCTACTGAGCGGGAAGTGGTTTGCGGAAAAGCGAAAAAAGGTAATCTCCTATTTCTATTACAAGCACTATGTGGAATTCCGACAGACAGTGCTGGATTTTTTCCGCATTCCTCTTTCCAGCAAGTATAACTGCTCCGCAATCTGCTAATACTCATACCTGTAACCGTTATAAGCAACAAATAAAACCATGCCTCTTGTTGAGGAGAGTATAAATGAAATCAAATTTATCCTAATGAAACAGTTTACACCAAGCTTCATACGAGCACTCTTACTATTAACGCTAACTGCCCTGCTATGCCGACACTCTGCTCAGGCACAAAACTGGAGCGAAATCATCAAAGTCACCGCTTCCGACCGGGAAAGTGAGGATCGGTTCGGCTACTCGGTAGCCATCTCCGGGGACTACGCCATAGTAGGGGCTTATGAAGAAGATGAAGACGCCTTGGGCGGGAACACCCTTGACGGTGCCGGTTCGGCCTACCTCTTTCACAACCAGGCCGGAACCTGGACCCAGGTGCAAAAGATTGTCGCCTCCGATCGGGATGCTGGGGATCGGTTCGGCTACTCGGTAGCTATCTCCGGTGACTATGCTGTGGTAGGGGCTTATAATGAAGATGAAGACGCCTTGGGCGGGAATTCCCAAACCAGTGCCGGTTCGGCCTATATCTTTCACAACCAGGCCGGTACCTGGACCCAGATGCAAAAGATTGTCGCCCCCGACCGAAAGGCTTTTGATTGGTTCGGCTACTCGGTAGCCATCTCGGGGGACTATGCCGTGGTGGGGGCTCAAAGAGAAGGTGATGACATCTTGAGTGGTAGTGCTATACTCAGTTCCGGTTCGGCCTACATCTTCTATAACCAGGCCGGAACCTGGACCCAGGTGCAAAAAATTGTCGCATCCGATCGGGCACCTTCAGATTTCTTCGGCTACTCGGTAGCCATCTCCGGGGACTATGTTGTGGTAGGGGCTGATAGCGAAGATGAAGATGCTTCTGGCGGGAATACCCTTGACCGTGCCGGTTCGGCATACCTCTTTTACAACCAGGCCGGGACCTGGACCCAGGTGCAAAAGATTGTCGCCTCCGATCGGGAAACTACAGATTTTTTCGGATCCTCGGTAGCCATCTCCGGGGACTATGTCTTGGTAGGGGCTTATAACGAAGATCAAGATGCCTTGGGCGGGAACACCCTTGACGGTGCCGGTTCGGCCTACCTCTTTCACAACCAGGCCGGAACCTGGACCCAGGTGCAAAAGATTGTCGCCTCCGATCGGGATGCTTTTGATTCTTTCGGATCCTCGGTAGCCATCTCCGGAGACTATGCCCTGGTAGGGGCTCCCCGGAAAGATGAATACACCTCGGGCGGGAATTCTCTCCCCAGTGCTGGATCAGCCTACATCTTTCACAACCAGGTCGGGATATGGACCCAGGTGCAAAAGATTAATGCCTCCGACCTAAACACTGAGGATCGGTTCGGCATCTCAGTAGCTATCTCCGGGGACTATGCCTTGGTGGGAGCTCATCGGGAAGATGAAGACGCCTCGGGCGGGAATTCCTTATCCAATTCCGGTTCGGCTTATTTTTGGGGGAAGTCCTGTACCAATACTGCCGGAACAGACCTCCAAACTGCTTGCGACAGCTACACCTGGATTGATGGTAATACCTATACGGCATCCAATAACACAGCTACACATACACTAATCAATGCCGCAGGATGCGACAGTCTGGTAACGTTAGATTTGACAATAAACACAATAGATGTAAATGTAACCGACAGTAGCCCTACTCTGACAGCCAATGCTTTGGGAGCTACTTATCAGTGGCTGGATTGCGACAACGGCTATGCTGCTATTGCAGGAGCAACTAACCAATCCTTCCTCGCTACGGCTGATGGGAATTACGCTGTGGCGGTAACAGCCAATAATTGTACAGATACTTCGGCTTGTTACTCAGTAGTAATCACGGGCATTGTCGAAAATGGAAATACTGCTTTTGCCTCAGTTTATCCGAATCCAACCTCAGGCATACTAACCATTGACCTTGGCAACACGCCTCTCACGGGAGGCATCACCATAGAGTTGACCGATATGCTTGGCAGGGTGGTTATCCGAGATCAGGTATCTGTGCCTCATATTGAGGTGGACTTACGTAAGGAGGAAAATGGGGTGTATGTCATTCGCATTATAACTGAAGCAGGCGCACATGCCTTACGCGTGATTAAGCAGTAAACAATCACCATTAAAACCAAATTAAGTAGAGAACCAGATGGGATTCATGCATAAAAACCTGCGAGTTATAAACTGAGTTTTTTTAACCACGAAAGGGGAATCAAAAAAGTAAAGTCTGGTTAACCCCTCACCACATTCAATACCACCATCTGCGTCAGCAGCCCTCCCGCTGATTGCCTGCCCGATATGGGAAATCGCATGGATTTTCCTTCCCTGATAACGTCCAGTACAACCTGGGCCTTGTCTGATTTGCCAAGGATAGATGAAATTTCGGAAGGCTCATTTACCCTGATGCCATCCAGAGCAACGATGACATCCCCGACTTTTATGCCTGATTTTTCGAGGTTTCCACCTTCGTCTGTACCCAATACCATAATCCCCAGACTGCCCTGATAGGTTGCCGGGTTTTCAATCCTGTAGATGGAAACACGGGCATATAACTGCTGAAGCGGGCTCAATTCTGTGTTTTTCAACGCCTGTCGAAAATAATAAGCCGATGCCTGTCCATCACATTCGATAAACGAAAAGGCCGCTCTCTCAAACAACTCCGCCGGATCTGTAATGCTGTTGTCTAAAGTCTGTTTTTTCAGGTTTTCATACTCTCCCTCCGTAAGGCTGTCAGGTAGTCCGGTAAGTTTGCGCAGGTAAACCAGGTAGGGATCGGTGATCTGTCGTTTGATTTCGCGTTTTTGGGCATCTTCCATTATTCCGGTTTCTCTACTTAGCAATTCTGTTTTCTGCTGGTAAAGGGTAGAGAGAACCTGATTCCATTCCTGAAACGTAAGTTTACCCTCTGGAAGTGGCAGGTCGAGCTGAAGTGCGCGGAACTGATCTTCAGGGAAACCGGGATCCGCTTCGGGCAACTGGATGTACTTCAGGGTAGCTTCAACCAATGCCCGTTTACCTTCCACGATTTTCATGTCCCGGAAATATTTTGCCCTCGCGGCTCTTTCTGTGTCGCTGATATGATCCAATCGCTGGAGATACAGCAATTGGTCCTGATACTCCGAGATTTGCATGTCAATGTCCTCGAAAAACCGATAGACAAAATCAACGCCTTCCTTGACTTTAGGCTGAAAAACCAGATCTTTATTCAGCACTTCGTACTGTCGGCGGTTGATAGGCCACTTTCTTCGGTACATTTGGATATTTTCCTCGTACTGGCGAAAGCTATGAAGTGCACGCTGCTGAAAGCCTTCTTCAATTTCATTGATTTTTTTGGTGCCCCAATATGGCGCTGGATTATCTTCTTCCAACATCCAAAGCAGGGAACTATAGTTAGAGAAGAGATTCTTCATTTCTTCATGGATAGAGTTCCATGCACCCTGAAAATGCTCATCGGCTCCTGGATTAATAATAAGATCTCTACCAGAATTATATTGGTTTCCAATATAAGTGCTCCCCCCCACAAACAACCCGATTACCAGCCCTATCAGACCTGTTCTCTTTTGATTTGAAGCAAATCGCCGAACGCTGGACCATAAAGTTCCTGACCTCCTGGAAACCGGATTTCCACGGACAATGGACACGATTTTTTCTACAATTTCTTCTGTTGGTAGTTCCGAGGAAATGGCAAACCGGTCTGCCATCATGGGTGAAGATTTTCTTACTTCACTTTCTGTTACGCCATGCCAGATAGGAATAATTCTGGACTGACCTACCGTTTCAACTCCGTAAAATGCCGCATATTCATCTCTCGTCCATTTATGCTCTAAATAGGCTAGACTGATAATCGCCACACAATATGCTGACCGAGAAATAGCTGCATCAATCTCCCCCATTAGCTTATTCCCAGGTTTTAGTTTATATCCTGAATACCAAACCTTTAGGTCAGTTTGTGATAATGCCTCTACAAATGCTTCTGTAAAATGCTGCTTATCTTCTACTGCGTGAGAGATAAATACATCGAACTCAAATTTCTCTTCCCGAAACGGATTTTTCATATTAATAAAGACTTTCTCAAAGCAGAAGATGCTTCTAAAAATAGTTTTTTTTGAGAAAACAGCCAAAGCCCAACCAGCTACCTACAACAAAAAATGCGATCCCGCTAACAGAATTGATTATCTTTACCTGATACGGTTGAACAACAGGCTCTGATAACCGTTAACTATTTCCTGTCTCATTCCTATTACTTATCGCTTAAAAATACAAAATGATCATCCACCCATTTTTTAAAGTAGGTTTACTTTCTCTGCTGCTGTGTATTACAGCAACAACCTTTGGGCAAATCGTCAATGTCGGCAGTGGGAGTTATACCCAAACTTTCCCCGGAACCGATGCCGCCGGAAGAAATACCTTTCCTTCCGGTACGCCTTTTACCATAGGGGTTGCTGCTACGAAACCTACACCAACCAATGACTGGTGGTCTCATAAAGTAAAAAATAGCCATTCCGACAATTTATTCAACTATCCCTTTACGATGAAAACGGTCAATTCGGGTCTCGTCGTATCGTATATTCCCTGGGGTGTGATCGATAATATTGAGCCTGTGATTGTGGGGGTTACCGGGTTAAACGCTTCGGCAGCAAATGTTTCCGACTTCACAGATTGGACCGTTTCCATAGACTGGAGTAGTGGAGCCAACAATTTCCAGGCGAAATCGGGCATCGGAATGCCTTTTATCTATTTTTCAAAAGGTACCAATGACGTAGCACGGGTTACCGTCAACCAGGGAACAGTAACGATTTCAAATGAAATGCTGATCATCGTCGATGCGCGAAATGGGGCAGACTTCGCTGTTTACGCGCCAATGGGAAGTGTTTGGTCGCAAAATGGCAATACGTACACTTCTACTTTAAATGGTCAAAATTACTGGTCATTAGGGTTTATCCCGCTAAACGCCTCAAACGTTACTTCCACCGCAAATGCCTATAAAAAATACGCTTACGTTTTCCCGGCAAACACAAAGACTGACTGGTCTTATGATGAAACATCTTCCGTAGTCACCACCAATTTTACGGTTGAAACAGAGGTAAAAGAAGGGACAGATAGTACGATGCTTTTGGGTTTGCTCCCACACCAATGGGCAAACTTAGCGCCTGGTGCTCCAGGACTAACCCCATACACTTACAATACAGTCAGAGGCCAGATGAAAATGCTGGACGGCAATAGCTTTACCGTCGAAAATACTTTTTACGGTATTTTACCCACCCTCCCTTATCTCGATTATTACAGCCCGGGTTTTAGTCCGGCGCAATTAAATGAAAAAGTAAAACTGCTGCAAAATGACGGCCTGAACAGCTGGACAGACTCCTACAACGAAGGGCAGGAAATGAATCGACTGATTCAGACTGCCAGAGTAGCCCAGCTTTCCGGCGACACCGTTGCTTTACAAAAGCTACTGACCACCGTCAAAGCGCGGCTGGAAGACTGGCTGAAAGTCAACGGTGGCGAAGTCGCTTTTTTATTCTATTACAATCAAACCTGGTCTGCCATGATCGGCTATCCCGCAGGCCACGGACAGGACGGCAATATCAACGACCACCACTTTCACTGGGGGTATTTTATTCATGCTGCTTCCTTTATAGAGCAATTTGAGCCCGGTTGGGCAGCCCAGTGGGGGGATATGATCAATCTATTGGTGAGGGATGCTGCCAGCCCAAACCGACAGGATAATCTGTTTCCTTTCCTGCGAAACTTCAGCCCTTACGCAGGTCACTGCTGGGCAAATGGTTTTGCTTCTTTCCCGCAGGGCAACGATCAGGAATCAACCTCTGAAAGTATGCAATTTAATTCCTCGCTCATCCATTGGGGAGAAATTACCGGCAACGATTCCATCAGAGATTTGGGCATTTACCTATATACCACCGAGCAATCCGCCGTTGAAGAATATTGGTTTGATAAATACAACCGCAACTTTGCCCCCCCCCATCCCTACAGTCTGGTGTCCAGAGTCTGGGGCAACAGCTATGATAATGGTACGTTTTGGACCAACGACATTGCCGCATCTTATGGCATCGAATTATACCCGATACATGGGGGGTCGCTGTATTTGGGCCATGACACAACCTATGTCAACCAGCTCTGGAACGAAATTGCGCAAAATACCGGCATTTTGACCAACGCACCCAACGTCAACCTATGGCATGATATCATGTGGGAATACCTGGCGTTTGTCAACCCTGAGAAAGCCATTGAGTTGTACGACTCATATCCCGAGCGTTCGCTGAAATTTGGTGTCTCTGATGCGCAAACCTATCACTGGCTGCATAGTATGAATGTTTTAGGGAATGTTGATGTTTCCCTTACAGCCAACCATCCGCTGGCAGTAGCTTTTAATAAAAACGGCGCAAAAACTTATGTTGGCCAAAACTATGGCATGGATACGATCAGCGTAACTTTCTCTGATGGATATATATTGAAAGTACCGCCGCGAACCCTGGCCACAAGCAGAGATATCGCCATAAAAGGTGTTTTGACTTCCAGTTTCCCGGAAGCTTATCCGGGCGGAAGTGTAGATTTGACAACCGTAGTCAGCGGCGGAACAGCAACAAAGGTTGAATTTTATGATGGGAATGTTTTAGTAGGGCAAACAGCATCGGCGCCTTTTGTGGTTACCGCAGCAAATTTGAGCGTAGGAAGGCACAATTTTTATGCGAAGGTATATAACGATACGCTGTTTAATCTCACCAATATCGTAACGGTGATCGTCGGTGAGCAGCGCCCTTATTCCGGATCACCCATTACCATCCCCGGTACATTTCAGGCAGCGCACTATGATATCTTTGAGGGCGGTGTGGGGAATGGAATCGCTTATCAGGATGCTTCAATTATCAATGAAGGTAATTTCAGGTTAAATGAATATGTAGATGCAGAAACCAAGGCTTCCGAAGGTGACATTGTCGGCTGGATCGTTGCCGGCGAATGGCTGGAATATACAGTTGATGTCCAACAGGCAGGAAATTACAATCTGACATTCCGGTATGCCTGTGGC
Proteins encoded in this region:
- a CDS encoding glycosyl hydrolase; its protein translation is MIIHPFFKVGLLSLLLCITATTFGQIVNVGSGSYTQTFPGTDAAGRNTFPSGTPFTIGVAATKPTPTNDWWSHKVKNSHSDNLFNYPFTMKTVNSGLVVSYIPWGVIDNIEPVIVGVTGLNASAANVSDFTDWTVSIDWSSGANNFQAKSGIGMPFIYFSKGTNDVARVTVNQGTVTISNEMLIIVDARNGADFAVYAPMGSVWSQNGNTYTSTLNGQNYWSLGFIPLNASNVTSTANAYKKYAYVFPANTKTDWSYDETSSVVTTNFTVETEVKEGTDSTMLLGLLPHQWANLAPGAPGLTPYTYNTVRGQMKMLDGNSFTVENTFYGILPTLPYLDYYSPGFSPAQLNEKVKLLQNDGLNSWTDSYNEGQEMNRLIQTARVAQLSGDTVALQKLLTTVKARLEDWLKVNGGEVAFLFYYNQTWSAMIGYPAGHGQDGNINDHHFHWGYFIHAASFIEQFEPGWAAQWGDMINLLVRDAASPNRQDNLFPFLRNFSPYAGHCWANGFASFPQGNDQESTSESMQFNSSLIHWGEITGNDSIRDLGIYLYTTEQSAVEEYWFDKYNRNFAPPHPYSLVSRVWGNSYDNGTFWTNDIAASYGIELYPIHGGSLYLGHDTTYVNQLWNEIAQNTGILTNAPNVNLWHDIMWEYLAFVNPEKAIELYDSYPERSLKFGVSDAQTYHWLHSMNVLGNVDVSLTANHPLAVAFNKNGAKTYVGQNYGMDTISVTFSDGYILKVPPRTLATSRDIAIKGVLTSSFPEAYPGGSVDLTTVVSGGTATKVEFYDGNVLVGQTASAPFVVTAANLSVGRHNFYAKVYNDTLFNLTNIVTVIVGEQRPYSGSPITIPGTFQAAHYDIFEGGVGNGIAYQDASIINEGNFRLNEYVDAETKASEGDIVGWIVAGEWLEYTVDVQQAGNYNLTFRYACGNSAGGGPLRIESDGLVVKSGITVTSSGGWNNWSNKSVTGIPLKSGKQVLRIYFENGELNVGKFTFTYASPLTYSQPVADAGANQIIVLPQSTATLDGSASTDPNGGTLNYNWTQVYGPSTLSFSNSQTAQSTISSLVEGVYLMKLKVDNGSYTDEDEVYIISSLTPNVAPTVALLSPLDNSVYIEGEMIDITALAADLNDSIQMVKFYSDGTELATITQAPYTLSWTSIPGIYSLTAVAFDHNNDSTISNVVQVEFTPAPSCNGVSWNGDFAYEFSDADNNPTITFISNQPGVGTPTCILYYGTDPGNMPGYGVTRNVPFQINATKGTKIYFYYTYSFPGAVEKNNADHKDTYVIGSCKTVSIRDFETMNLKYYPNPVTDILNIELPNGVNEISVHDLTGRLIYTTTVAENHFKYDMRECASSVYFITVINDHKKAVLKVVK